In Carya illinoinensis cultivar Pawnee chromosome 7, C.illinoinensisPawnee_v1, whole genome shotgun sequence, the following are encoded in one genomic region:
- the LOC122315725 gene encoding DDB1- and CUL4-associated factor homolog 1 isoform X2, which yields MEAAMDDQADQPQAEARDPTAESQPEEDDVEEEARNEDDELIAKAQKLMEKITSSPEKPSAFVLHALASLLETQESQYMEENGHSSTNGRASHNVGRLGNLVREYDDFFELISSKFLSETRYPPSIQAAAARLVLSCSLTWTYPHVFEEAVLENIKNWVIDDTTRFPREDHNCKGKEASDYEMLKTYSTGILAVCLSSGGHVVEDVLTSGLSAKLMRYLRVHVLGEMSTSQKDAAHLTNGKIASGATCIRGRDEGKIRVQQAPETTYLDGLRIADERSLDDQSLERDQDRNIVLQGHGEECRINEGERPDALDERVDAYEIDADGDNRRLSRELRDGKAKLEDFDENGRDDSSRRRANRGLARSRCKGRFNEGGPENEQALTSPGSGSRLGQGRSTRERSVSRHSDVKKLPDARKTCGRITFDALVVERDDNDDCFQECRVGNKDISDLVKKAVRAAEDEARTANAPAEAIKAAGDAAAEVVKSAAFEEFKTTKDEEAAVLAASRAASTVIDAANSIEVSRSSSSINNNSLNLHYTETETSEDVEEYFILDSESLAQLREKYCIQCLGILGEYVEVLGPVLHEKGVDVCLALLQWSSRNEEESKAAILLPDVMKLICALAAHRKFAALFVDRGGMQKLLGVPRVAQTFFGLSSCLFTIGSLQRIMERVCALPSDVVHQVVELAIQLLECPQDQARKNAALFFAAAFVFRAVLDAFDAQDCLQKLLGLLNDAALVRSGVNTGALGLSSSGSFRNDRSPAEGLTSSEKQIAYHTCVALRQYFRAHLLLLVDSIRPNKNNRSTARNTPSVRAVYKPLDISNEAMDAVFLQLQKDRKLGPAFVRTRWPAVEKFLSSNGHFTLLELCQALPVERYLHDLLQYALGVLHIVTLVPNSRKMIVNATLSNNCVGIAVILDAANSASSYVDPEIIQPALNVLVNLVCPPPAISNKPPILAQGPHSVSTPTSYGSGMENRDKNTERNVSDQAVNMSGQSDPRERNGESSVVDRGNATGVGTQYISSTSQSPIPTATSGLVGDRRISLGAGAGCAGLATQLELGYHQAREAVRANNGIKVLLHLLQPRIYSPPAALDCLRALACRVLLGLARDDTIAHILTKLQVGKKLSELIRDSGGQTCGTEQGRWQAELSQAAIELIAIVTNSGRASTLAATDAATPTLRRIERAAIAAATPITYHSRELLLLIHEHLQASGLGATAATLLKEAQLTPLLFLAAPSSLAHQTSAPEVPSIQLHWPSGRAPCGFLTEKPKLTAENEDTSLKCDSTVSSSKKNSLAFSPIFGIHSRTQLQSHDCQPVSVRRIFSTSKQSSVPAIASETSSESLPKPNFDTESQCKTPIILPMKRKLSELKDVGLVSSPGKRLNTGEQGLRSPVCPTPSSGRQSNLLTDNIGLSTPSSIVRDQHWQSMPIGGVAGYKDDNQHGNTHMGQATPSSQLGILNDPQPSSTEQLTLDSIVVQYLKHQHRQCPAPITTLPPLSLLHPHVCPEPKRSLDAPSNVAGRLGTREFKSIYGGVHGNRRDRQFVYSRFRPWRTCRDDAVALLTCIDFLGDSSRLAVGSHSGELKIFDSNSNNVLESCTSHQSPLTSVESYISGETQLVLSSSSQDVRLWDATSISGGPMHPFEGCKAARSSNSGSIFAALTVEPAPREILLYNIQTCQLESKLSDTSASSTGRGNVYSLIHFSPSDAMLLWNGVLWDRRVSGPVHRFDQFTDYGGGGFHPAGNEVIINSEVWDLRKFRLLRSVPSLDQMTVTFNARGDVIYAILRRNLEDVMSSVHTRRVKHPLFAAFRTVDAVNYSDIATIPVDRCVLDFATESTDSFVGLITMDDQEEMYSSGRVYEIGRRRPMDDDSDPDDAESEEDEDDADVDPILGPDLDGDGESDADDLSNDDSVSELIDDDDDDGDFMLEGGTGLLEIVTEGDEDSELLESFSSDDEDDFVGNGFGY from the exons ATGGAGGCGGCCATGGACGACCAAGCGGACCAACCGCAAGCAGAAGCTCGGGATCCTACCGCAGAATCTCAGCCTGAGGAAGATGACGTAGAAGAGGAAGCAAGGAACGAAGATGATGAGTTGATCGCGAAGGCTCAGAAGCTGATGGAGAAGATCACTTCTTCGCCTGAAAAACCTAGCGCCTTCGTCCTCCATGCCCTCGCCTCCCTCCTTGAAACACAAGAATCTCA ATACATGGAAGAGAATGGTCATTCATCCACTAACGGTCGTGCTTCACATAACGTTGGACGGCTTGGGAACCTAGTCCGG GAATATGAtgatttctttgaattgatATCTTCAAAGTTTTTATCAGAAACAAGATACCCACCCTCCATCCAGGCAGCTGCTGCAAGGCTTGTTTTAAGCTGCTCACTGACTTGGACT TATCCTCATGTTTTTGAAGAAGCTGTCTTAGAGAACATAAAAAATTGGGTGATTGATGACACCACAAGATTTCCCCGTGAAGACCACAACTGCAAGGGCAAGGAAGCATCTGATTATGAAATGTTGAAGACCTATTCCACCGGAATTCTTGCCGTTTGTTTGTCCAG TGGTGGTCATGTAGTCGAAGATGTGTTGACATCTGGCTTGTCTGCCAAGCTTATGCGCTATCTTCGGGTGCATGTCCTTGGAGAGATGAGTACAAGCCAGAAAGATGCTGCTCATTTAACAAATGGTAAGATTGCATCTGGTGCTACTTGCATAAGAGGTAGGGACGAAGGCAAGATTAGGGTTCAGCAAGCTCCGGAAACAACTTATTTAGATGGCTTAAGGATAGCGGATGAGAGATCCTTAGATGACCAAAGTCTTGAAAGGGATCAGGATAGAAACATTGTTCTGCAAGGACATGGAGAAGAATGCAGGATAAATGAGGGAGAAAGACCTGATGCATTGGATGAAAGGGTTGATGCCTATGAGATAGATGCTGATGGCGATAATAGGAGGCTTAGTCGAGAATTACGTGATGGGAAGGCAAAATTGGAAGATTTTGATGAGAATGGTAGGGATGACTCTTCAAGGCGCAGAGCAAATCGTGGATTGGCAAGATCAAGATGCAAGGGAAGGTTCAATGAAGGTGGCCCTGAGAATGAACAGGCTTTAACCTCACCAGGATCTGGTAGTCGATTGGGACAGGGGCGGAGTACAAGAGAGAGGAGTGTCTCAAGGCATTCAGATGTGAAAAAATTACCAGATGCTAGAAAGACTTGTGGCAGGATTACTTTTGATGCTTTGGTTGTCGAAAGGGACGATAACGATGACTGCTTCCAGGAATGCAGAGTTGGAAATAAAGATATCTCTGATCTAGTAAAGAAAGCAGTTAGGGCTGCCGAAGATGAAGCAAGAACAGCCAATGCACCTGCAGAAGCTATCAAAGCAGCAGGTGATGCTGCTGCTGAAGTTGTCAAAAGTGCGGCTTTTGAG GAATTTAAAACTACCAAAGATGAAGAAGCTGCAGTCTTGGCTGCTTCCAGAGCTGCATCCACTGTTATTGATGCTGCTAATTCAATCGaggtttcaag GAGCTCTAGTAGCATCAATAATAATTCGCTGAATCTACATTACACAGAGACAGAAACTAGTGAGGATGTGGAAGAATATTTCATCCTGGACTCGGAATCTCTTGCACAGCTGAGGGAAAAATACTGTATTCAATGCCTTGGGATACTTGGAGAATATGTTGAAGTTCTTGGGCCTGTACTTCATGAGAAGGGCGTTGATGTCTGCCTTGCATTATTACAATGGAGTTCCAGAAACGAGGAGGAATCAAAGGCTGCAATTCTTTTGCCTGATGTAATGAAGCTAATCTGTGCATTGGCAGCGCACCGAAAATTCGCCGCATTATTTGTGGATCGGGGTGGCATGCAGAAACTGCTTGGTGTCCCTAGAGTTGCTCAAACCTTTTTCGGTCTTTCTTCCTGCCTGTTTACTATTGGTTCTCTCCAG AGAATAATGGAACGTGTGTGCGCTCTTCCCTCAGATGTTGTACACCAGGTGGTTGAGTTAGCTATCCAACTTCTTGAGTGCCCTCAGGACCAAGCTAGAAAAAATGCTGCCTTGTTTTTTGCTGCTGCGTTTGTTTTCCGAGCAGTTCTTGATGCCTTTGATGCTCAGGACTGTTTACAAAAATTACTGGGGCTTCTAAATGATGCTGCCTTAGTTAGGTCTGGAGTAAATACTGGGGCGTTAGGTTTGTCCAGTTCAGGATCATTTCGAAATGATCGTTCACCTGCAGAAGGTCTGACATCATCAGAGAAGCAGATAGCTTATCATACCTGTGTTGCTTTGCGGCAATATTTTAGAGCTCACCTTCTTTTGCTTGTGGATTCGATCCGTCCAAATAAAAACAATCGAAGTACAGCTCGGAATACTCCAAGTGTAAGGGCAGTCTACAAGCCACTTGATATCAGTAATGAAGCTATGGATGCGGTATTTCTGCAGTTACAAAAGGATCGAAAGCTGGGTCCTGCATTTGTAAGAACTCGTTGGCCTGCGGTAGAGAAGTTCTTGAGCTCTAATGGACACTTTACCTTGTTGGAATTGTGCCAG GCCCTCCCTGTTGAGCGCTATTTGCACGATTTGCTTCAATATGCATTGGGTGTGTTGCATATTGTTACATTAGTACCCAACAGCCGCAAGATGATTGTAAATGCCACATTAAGCAATAATTGTGTTGGTATAGCAGTCATTTTGGATGCAGCAAATAGTGCTAGTAGTTATGTGGACCCAGAG ATCATCCAACCAGCACTAAATGTGTTAGTAAATCTTGTTTGTCCTCCACCTGCAATCAGCAATAAACCACCTATACTTGCACAAGGTCCACATTCTGTTTCTACTCCAACCTCGTATGGTTCTGGGATGGAGAATAGAGACAAAAACACAGAACGTAATGTCTCAGATCAAGCTGTTAACATGTCCGGCCAGAGTGATCCAAGGGAGCGGAATGGGGAATCTAGTGTGGTAGATAGGGGAAATGCCACAGGAGTTGGTACCCAGTACATCAGTAGCACTTCACAATCTCCTATTCCCACAGCTACTTCGGGACTGGTTGGAGATCGTAGAATATCTTTAGGTGCTGGTGCAGGTTGTGCTGGCCTTGCTACCCAATTGgaactaggatatcatcaagcAAGAGAGGCTGTACGTGCAAACAATGGTATAAAGGTCCTACTTCATCTCCTCCAGCCACGTATATATTCACCTCCTGCTGCCCTTGATTGTCTTCGTGCTCTAGCTTGCCGTGTTCTACTTGGTCTAGCCAGAGATGATACAATTGCACATATATTGACAAAGCTACAG GTTGGGAAAAAGCTATCAGAACTAATTCGAGATTCAGGAGGCCAGACATGTGGAACTGAGCAAGGCAGGTGGCAAGCTGAACTTTCCCAGGCAGCAATTGAACTGATTGCA ATTGTGACAAATTCAGGGCGTGCAAGTACGTTAGCAGCTACTGATGCTGCTACCCCTACTTTGAGGCGCATAGAAAGAGCAGCTATTGCTGCTGCTACTCCGATTACTTACCATTCCAG GGAACTTTTACTTCTAATCCATGAACACCTACAGGCATCTGGTTTGGGTGCAACTGCTGCTACACTATTAAAAGAGGCTCAGTTGACTCCTTTGCTGTTCTTGGCAGCTCCATCATCTCTTGCGCACCAAACCTCTGCGCCAGAAGTCCCCTCTATACAGCTCCATTGGCCCTCTGGTCGAGCCCCTTGTGGATTTCTCACTGAAAAACCTAAACTCACTGCAGAGAATGAGGATACAAGCCTGAAGTGCGATTCAACTGTATCTTCTTCAAAGAAAAATTCACTggctttctcaccaatttttgGTATACACTCAAGAACTCAGTTGCAATCCCATGATTGCCAACCAGTATCTGTCAGGAGAATCTTCAGTACATCAAAGCAATCTTCTGTACCTGCAATTGCATCAGAAACTTCATCAGAGTCCTTGCCAAAACCTAATTTTGATACAGAATCTCAATGTAAGACTCCAATTATATTGCCAATGAAGCGAAAATTATCAGAGTTGAAGGATGTGGGGTTGGTTTCATCCCCCGGAAAGCGACTTAACACAGGTGAGCAAGGACTCCGGTCTCCAGTTTGTCCAACACCCAGTAGTGGCCGTCAAAGCAACCTGCTAACTGATAATATTGGACTTTCTACCCCAAGTTCTATTGTAAGAGATCAGCATTGGCAATCAATGCCAATTGGGGGTGTGGCAGGTTATAAGGATGATAACCAACATGGCAACACCCATATGGGTCAGGCGACACCATCCTCACAACTTGGGATTTTAAATGATCCTCAGCCCAGCAGCACAGAGCAGTTAACTCTAGATTCTATTGTTGTTCAGTATCTGAAGCACCAGCATCGCCAATGCCCGGCCCCTATAACCACTCTTCCGCCACTCTCTCTCTTGCATCCACATGTTTGTCCTGAACCTAAACGAAGTCTTGATGCCCCATCAAATGTAGCAGGCAGACTTGGTACACGTGAGTTCAAAAGTATATATGGTGGGGTACATGGAAATCGCAGGGATCGCCAGTTTGTTTACAGCAGATTCAGACCTTGGAGAACTTGTCGGGATGATGCCGTGGCGCTTTTGACATGCATTGATTTTCTTGGGGACTCCTCTCGTCTTGCAGTTGGCAGCCACTCTGGAGAGCTCAAGATTTTTGACTCCAACAGCAACAATGTGCTGGAGAGCTGCACAAGCCACCAGTCTCCTTTGACATCTGTTGAATCATATATTTCTGGTGAGACGCAGCTGGTGCTTTCATCGAGCTCCCAGGATGTAAGGTTGTGGGACGCAACTTCAATCTCAGGTGGACCAATGCATCCATTTGAAGGGTGTAAGGCTGCAAGGTCTAGCAATTCTGGAAGCATTTTTGCAGCCCTGACAGTAGAGCCCGCACCACGAGAAATTCTCCTCTACAATATCCAAACCTGCCAGCTGGAATCAAAGCTGTCAGACACGTCTGCAAGTTCTACAGGTCGGGGGAATGTTTATTCTCTCATACACTTCAGCCCTTCAGATGCTATGTTGCTATGGAATGGGGTATTGTGGGATCGGCGGGTTTCTGGCCCCGTTCATCGCTTTGATCAATTTACAGATTATGGAGGTGGTGGCTTTCATCCAGCAGGGAATGAG gTAATTATAAACTCGGAGGTCTGGGATCTCCGAAAGTTTAGGCTCCTCCGCAGTGTACCTTCATTGGATCAAATGACAGTAACTTTTAATGCACGCGGTGATGTGATTTATGCAATCCTTCGGAGAAATCTTGAGGATGTAATGTCATCTGTTCACACACGTCGAGTCAAGCATCCTCTCTTTGCTGCTTTTCGCACCGTGGATGCAGTCAACTACTCTGACATTGCCACTATACCTGTAGATCGTTGTGTCCTAGACTTTGCAACAGAGTCAACAGATTCCTTTGTAGGGTTGATTACAATGGATGATCAAGAAGAGATGTACTCTTCAGGAAGAGTTTATGAAATTGGTCGCAGAAGGCCAATGGATGATGATTCAGATCCTGATGATGCGGAGAGTGAGGAAGATGAGGATGATGCTGATGTAGACCCTATTCTAGGCCCAGATCTTGATGGGGATGGTGAAAGTGATGCAGATGATTTGAGTAACGATGATAGTGTTAGCGAGCTTATTGACGACGACGACGATGATGGGGATTTCATGCTGGAGGGTGGAACAGGATTACTAGAGATTGTGACAGAGGGTGATGAGGATAGTGAATTGCTTGAATCTTTCAGTAGtgatgatgaggatgatttTGTGGGTAATGGTTTTGGTTATTAA